Proteins encoded in a region of the Leishmania panamensis strain MHOM/PA/94/PSC-1 chromosome 7 sequence genome:
- a CDS encoding hypothetical protein (TriTrypDB/GeneDB-style sysID: LpmP.07.0960): protein MSLRSYSGLLSPQLNGYRPGSALSSEYEGASRFRTVACAGPLPESKRFSPQRCRPDSRKAHIHMSERDKPTMGALSAMRGSGNTSHENVAATAQRSRWTLSYSHPMESTQRHTSLASPPMAFQPVRYLRLPGVDRRSDRDDDGVSNAMSLQESAQPMERYRVASHAFQSSDLANSKATPKASQPPTVVVTTVKAHAPLNTLVKSKSSAVGSLNASATLKLRNATDRGNDGDVHVPAFCTASRAIGNNRSLSQRSLRGAGAAAVASPLLLTTAAVADDDTELSKSDVSVVLSSMTSGYCTSRKSQPMQEQRQSSGGWRCSNPMPADAGFVDSIEKRYALDGLVLGRTQYMSFGGCVSPSEPGHSSNGLSSEWDRLPLRAPNNGASPWAERHGQRSNGGLPVNAKFLVIKRRPLANSRIRGSALQQQKRSGGSLVVESQAPAPRASLAIDTASKGRVGEAHGFTPQCDVVHRSPWPGYTGATPVSVLSEQTKRGTMRKASHEPYQVQVPRLDFDKITAKREQQGSMGLASYTVAHNHISSSRNLISTSSADSSGALDVTVSSITDTASPTMRSKSRDQRVIPSVPDGIGVEGEAHDKGNERPKYVPSSLYQWTNPLNGHCAETADDSTHESYGGTTAKNSACDRSADDVRMSRTIECGSPDLRSISSATARESFNGNNRGLQSASSAAGSQNGLRDSGALPALSSPLERSERCMPEGPPPMTLEGKEGGTKCCVIM from the coding sequence ATGAGTCTACGCAGCTACTCGGGCCTGTTAAGCCCGCAGCTGAACGGATACCGCCCTGGCAGCGCCCTGTCGAGCGAGTATGAGGGCGCCTCTCGCTTTCGCACAGTTGCGTGTGCCGGCCCTCTTCCAGAATCGAAGCGGTTTTCTCCACAGCGCTGTCGGCCGGACTCACGTAAGGCCCACATACACATGTCGGAGAGGGACAAGCCGACCATGGGCGCATTGTCAGCGATGCGAGGCTCAGGCAACACTAGCCACGAGAAcgtcgctgctactgctcAGCGCTCTCGGTGGACACTGAGTTACTCGCATCCGATGGAGTCCACCCAGCGCCACACATCTTTGGCGTCCCCTCCCATGGCTTTTCAACCCGTGCGGTACTTGCGGCTGCCTGGCGTAGACAGACGCAGTGATAgggacgacgacggtgttTCGAATGCTATGTCCCTCCAGGAGTCGGCGCAACCGATGGAGCGGTACCGCGTGGCATCACATGCGTTTCAGAGCTCTGACCTTGCCAACAGCAAGGCCACGCCTAAGGCGTCGCAGCCACCGACTGTCGTCGTGACGACAGTgaaggcacacgcaccgctAAACACACTGGTAAAAAGCAAGAGCAGCGCAGTCGGTTCGCTCAATGCGTCTGCGACTCTGAAACTGCGCAACGCCACCGACAGAGGCAATGACGGCGATGTGCACGTGCCAGCGTTTTGCACAGCCTCACGAGCCATAGGGAACAACAGAAGCCTCTCTCAAAGGTCTCTACGTGGCGccggggctgctgctgtggcgtcaccactgctgctgaccACTGCTGCGGTCGCTGACGACGACACCGAACTCAGCAAGAGCGACGTCTCCGTCGTGCTTAGTTCCATGACTTCTGGTTACTGCACCAGCCGCAAGTCCCAGCCGatgcaggagcagcgacagAGCAGTGGCGGATGGCGTTGCAGCAACCCGATGCCCGCCGATGCGGGCTTCGTCGACTCTATAGAGAAGAGGTACGCGCTAGATGGCCTCGTGCTTGGCCGCACGCAGTACATGAGCTTTGGCGGATGCGTTTCCCCATCCGAACCCGGTCACTCGTCCAACGGCCTGTCATCAGAGTGGGACAGGCTGCCACTGCGAGCGCCGAACAATGGCGCTTCGCCGTGGGCAGAACGCCACGGGCAACGTAGCAACGGCGGCCTCCCTGTGAATGCGAAGTTTTTAGTGATCAAGCGCCGCCCATTGGCGAATTCGCGCATCCGTGGCAGTGCACTTCAACAGCAGAAACGCAGTGGTGGGTCGTTAGTCGTCGAGTCACAGGCACCGGCCCCACGAGCGAGTCTAGCGATTGACACGGCATCAAAGGGCCGGGTAGGTGAGGCTCATGGCTTCACCCCCCAGTGCGACGTGGTCCACAGGTCCCCTTGGCCTGGCTACACCGGTGCCACCCCCGTTAGCGTCCTGTCGGAGCAGACCAAGCGTGGGACCATGCGCAAAGCCTCTCATGAGCCCTACCAGGTCCAAGTGCCGCGGCTGGATTTTGACAAGATCACTGCCAAGCGCGAGCAACAGGGCAGCATGGGCTTGGCGTCGTACACAGTTGCGCACAACCACATTTCTTCCTCGAGGAACCTCATCTCCACTTCTTCAGCCGACAGCTCTGGGGCACTGGACGTGACGGTATCGTCCATCACAGACACCGCCTCGCCCACCATGCGAAGCAAAAGTCGTGACCAAAGAGTCATCCCGAGCGTACCGGACGGTATCGGCGTTGAAGGCGAGGCCCACGACAAGGGAAACGAGCGACCCAAGTACGTCCCCAGTAGTCTCTATCAGTGGACGAACCCCCTGAATGGGCACTGCGCAGAGACTGCCGATGACTCAACGCACGAGAGCTACGGCGGCACCACGGCAAAGAATTCTGCGTGTGACAGGTCGGCCGATGACGTACGCATGAGCCGCACAATAGAGTGCGGCTCACCCGACCTTCGATCGATATCGTCCGCGACAGCACGCGAAAGCTTTAATGGCAATAATAGAGGTCTCCAAAGTGCGTCAAGTGCCGCCGGCTCCCAGAACGGCCTGAGAGACAGCGGTGCTCTTCCAGCGCTTAGCTCACCTCTTGAGAGGTCGGAGAGATGCATGCCAGAGGGGCCCCCGCCAATGACGttggagggaaaggaggggggcacaaaGTGTTGTGTCATCATGTag
- a CDS encoding serine/threonine kinase, putative (TriTrypDB/GeneDB-style sysID: LpmP.07.0970) encodes MGAPKRLGKYELGRTLGTGNFSKVKIARDTETGKEWAIKVIDKEQLVRERMEEQLKREIAVMKMLRQPNIIELHEVMQTSHHIYLVLELVTGGELFEKIATAKRFDESTARHYFHQLICGINYCHRQGIAHRDLKPENLLLDANDTLKISDFGLSNLQRTSTSGGGTMLQTVCGTPNYVAPEVLKEQGYDGLKADIWSCGVVLFVMMAGYLPFDDENVNALFTKIERGEFRMARHFSAEARDLISRMLTVDPHERISLDGVIAHPWFSVDWNPAMLTQGESNSSPNTTQINNAIRNM; translated from the coding sequence ATGGGTGCCCCGAAGCGTCTCGGCAAGTACGAGCTAGGCCGTACCCTGGGCACCGGCAACTTCTCGAAAGTCAAGATTGCTCGTGACACAGAAACTGGTAAGGAATGGGCCATCAAGGTGATTGACAAAGAGCAACTCGTGCGGGAGCGTATGGAGGAGCAACTAAAGCGCGAGATTGCCGTCATGAAGATGCTGCGCCAGCCAAACATTATTGAGCTGCACGAGGTCATGCAGACGAGCCACCACATCTACCTGGTGCTGGAGCTTGTGACGGGCGGCGAGCTCTTCGAGAAGATCGCCACTGCGAAGCGCTTCGACGAGTCGACGGCGCGTCACTACTTCCACCAGCTTATTTGTGGCATCAActactgccaccgccagggTATTGCTCACCGTGACTTGAAGCCGGAGAATTTGCTGCTGGATGCCAACGACACACTCAAAATTTCCGACTTTGGCCTGAGCAAcctgcagcgcaccagcacgagcggcggcggcacaatGCTGCAGACCGTGTGCGGCACACCAAATTATGTTGCCCCGGAGGTGCTGAAAGAGCAGGGCTATGACGGCCTTAAGGCAGACATCTGGAGCTGCGGTGTTGTGTTGTTTGTCATGATGGCTGGGTACCTGCCTTTCGACGACGAGAACGTGAACGCGCTCTTCACGAAGATCGAGCGTGGTGAGTTTCGCATGGCGCGCCACTTTAGCGCCGAGGCGCGCGACTTGATTTCGCGCATGCTTACAGTTGACCCACATGAGCGCATCTCCTTAGACGGCGTGATCGCGCATCCGTGGTTCAGCGTGGACTGGAACCCGGCGATGCTGACGCAGGGCGAGAGTAATTCCTCGCCAAACACCACCCAGATCAACAATGCGATTCGCAATATGTAA